CATACGACGAAGCGCTTCAAGCAGGAGGAGCTGGCCGAAGCGCTGGCTGATCTCGATCAGCTGGAATGGTCCTATTTTTCGGGCGGGGAATGGCTGCCGTTCGACGGTGTCGCGAAGGGTCCAGGCTCCGTTACGCTTGTGAAGCGGGCGGTTCGTCCGGTCGACAAGACCAATGTCGCAGGGCTTGAAGGGCGCTGGCTGCGCTGCCGGCTGAAGCGATGCGGGGACAAAGCGAATCCGCTGCTGCAGCGCCGACTGGAGCTGGATAAAATCGGCGTTTCCGTCTCTTTTGACGCCGAAGCGGATTCCGAGGTGAACGGCATTCCGCCGACGATGCTCGTGTATAACGACATGGAGCTGAATACGGAGGGCTGCTATCCGTTCGGCGAGCATTTCGCTCCCTTTTCCACGTTTTATATCGGCAGCGAGGAAGCGCTCTGCAAGCGGGAGGGCATGCTGACCGTCAGCTTCGAGCTGCAGGCGAAGGCGAGCCCGCTCCGTACGGCGCCCGATCCGGAAATCCGCTGGCGCTTGATCATGCGCAGATCCGAGCTCGAGAAAAAGGATCCGCCGAAAATCCGCATCCAGCGGGTGCTGTGGGAATATTGGAACGGCAGCGGTTGGCTGAAAATTCCCGGCAGCCAGCGGTACGAAACGCTGTTCGCCGGGCTGCCCGAGGACGAAACGCTTGCCTGCACGGTCTCGTTTGAATGCCCGAAGGACTTGGAGCGGACGTTTGTCAATTCGCAGTACGATTATTGGATTCGCGTCCGGGTGACGGCGATGGACAATCTGTATGCGCCGGAAATGATTTATGTCGCCCCCTGGATCGAAAAGCTGAAGCTGCGTTATGCCTACGGGGAGCGCAGCTTTCCCGCCGAGACGGCGCTCGTCTTCAACAACGCGGCGATGAAGGACCGGACACTCGAAGCCAGCCAGGGAGGGACCCCCTTCCAGCTGTTCGAGGAGATCGATTCCCGTTTCCCGGCGATGGTGCTGGGCTTCGACCGGCCGCCGCTCAAAGGTCCGATCCGGCTTCATTTCTCGCTGCTTCCTTCGAAAATCGTTACGGACAGGCGGCCGTGGATCGAATGGGAAGCGCTCGTCAGGGACGGGACCGTGACGGAATGGAAGCCGCTTCATGTGTTCGACGAAACGAACGGGTTGTCCGAGAGCGGCGCCATTCAATTCGTCGGACCGCCGGACATGATCCCCGCTTTCATGTACGGGCGCGAGCGGTACTGGCTGCGGGCCGTGAATCGCGACGGATGTTTCGATGCGGCGGAAGCGGCGACGCCGGCTGCGGAACGAATCGACTTCAATGCGGTTCCGGCGCTGCAGCAGCTGACGATTAACGGGGAAACGCCGGGGCGTACCCGAGGCGTCTATACGCTGTCCCAATCGCCGGTCATATCCGAGGAAATATGGGTTGACGAAACCGGCTTTTTGTCCGATTACGATCTGGCGCAGCAGATGCGCAGCATGCCTGACCGGTTTGACGTGCTGTACGATTCCGAGGGCAACGTGCATCGGGTATGGGTCAAATGGGAAGGTGTCGATTCGTTCCTTGCCTCGGGATCGCACGACCGGCATTATGTGCTGAACGGCCCGGCCGGAACATTTACGTTCGGAAACGGGGTGAAAGGCCGGCAGGCTCCGCACGAAGGTCCGGACAGCGTCCGCGTCAATTACAAGGTAACGGCGGGCGGGAAAGGGAATATCGCCGCATGGCAAATTACCGGCCTGCAGCAGTCGATCGCCTTTATCGCCGGCGCGACCAATCCGGATCCGGCCGGCGGCGGCTGCGACACGGAGCGGATCGAAGCGGCGCTCCGGCGGGGGCCGCAACGGCTGAAGCATCAGGGAAGAGCGGTAACGGCGGAAGATTTCGAGTGGCTTGCGCGCGAGGCATACCCGGGCCTGGCCAAAGTCAAGTGTCTGCCCAACCGCAATATTCGGATGGAACGAAGCCTCGGTTCGATCACGCTGGCGGTGCTTTCCGAAGCCGGCCGCCTGCTTTTTCCCGGCGTGAAGCGGCAGATCGAATCGTATATCGTGCAGCGGTCGGCGAATACGGTCTCGCTCGCGCCGGCCGTACAGGTGATCGAGCCGGCTTTTCTGGAGGTTTCCGTAAACGTACGCGTCACCGTCGAATCGATGAATGATGTGCTGGAAACGGAAACGGCGTGCCTGGCCAAGCTCGGCCAGTTTCTGGACCCGGTTCGCGGTCAGCTGGACGGAGCGGGCTGGGAAATCGGGGAGGCCATCCATATTTCGCTGTTTTATTCGCTGCTGAAATCGGTGCGTACGGTCAAAAACGTCGATCAGCTGTACATGTCGGTCGTCAAGCTGGAGGACGGCGAACGGAGCGAGATCGATCCGGCAAAACAAAGCTTGTACCCGCATGCGCTGGTCTGCAGCGGAACGCACGTCGTCAAAGTGGATATCGGTTAAAGGGAGGTGGACGCCGTGCTGCCGTCGCCGAATTTGGACGACCGCCGGTTTGAGCAAATTGTGCGCGACGCGCGCAGCGCCATTCCGAAATGGCTGCCCGACTGGACGGATGAAAATGCGCACGACCCGGGCATCACGCTCGTCGAGCTGTTCGCCTGGCTCTCGGAAATGCAGCAGTACTATATCAATAGGATCCCGGAGCGGAGCCTGCTAAGGTTTTTGAA
This genomic window from Paenibacillus humicola contains:
- a CDS encoding baseplate J/gp47 family protein; amino-acid sequence: MTNPTRYGGLPLAIDKRDMAAFVRWMKEAAPYYTPEWRFSPDDPDAGTALFYLAADMLQENVKRLNRAPQKNFIEFLNLLQTRLQPARPASANVVFRLSEGASTTVWIPKGTQLTASGGAGGDELIFETDRPMLVTPARLTELFNVSPALDRIALSADFAAAAAGDPVTAENKPPEAVKLFDAAAGDNLQEHALYVRHDDLLLATHPAKLRVELEHTTKRFKQEELAEALADLDQLEWSYFSGGEWLPFDGVAKGPGSVTLVKRAVRPVDKTNVAGLEGRWLRCRLKRCGDKANPLLQRRLELDKIGVSVSFDAEADSEVNGIPPTMLVYNDMELNTEGCYPFGEHFAPFSTFYIGSEEALCKREGMLTVSFELQAKASPLRTAPDPEIRWRLIMRRSELEKKDPPKIRIQRVLWEYWNGSGWLKIPGSQRYETLFAGLPEDETLACTVSFECPKDLERTFVNSQYDYWIRVRVTAMDNLYAPEMIYVAPWIEKLKLRYAYGERSFPAETALVFNNAAMKDRTLEASQGGTPFQLFEEIDSRFPAMVLGFDRPPLKGPIRLHFSLLPSKIVTDRRPWIEWEALVRDGTVTEWKPLHVFDETNGLSESGAIQFVGPPDMIPAFMYGRERYWLRAVNRDGCFDAAEAATPAAERIDFNAVPALQQLTINGETPGRTRGVYTLSQSPVISEEIWVDETGFLSDYDLAQQMRSMPDRFDVLYDSEGNVHRVWVKWEGVDSFLASGSHDRHYVLNGPAGTFTFGNGVKGRQAPHEGPDSVRVNYKVTAGGKGNIAAWQITGLQQSIAFIAGATNPDPAGGGCDTERIEAALRRGPQRLKHQGRAVTAEDFEWLAREAYPGLAKVKCLPNRNIRMERSLGSITLAVLSEAGRLLFPGVKRQIESYIVQRSANTVSLAPAVQVIEPAFLEVSVNVRVTVESMNDVLETETACLAKLGQFLDPVRGQLDGAGWEIGEAIHISLFYSLLKSVRTVKNVDQLYMSVVKLEDGERSEIDPAKQSLYPHALVCSGTHVVKVDIG